One segment of Gemmatimonadota bacterium DNA contains the following:
- a CDS encoding peptide ABC transporter substrate-binding protein has product MLVPCRPYYPFCLYGLIVALLTATSCGNRSADLPGYPFVETVPSEEAAARPLPADAAPPERQVFRYFSNEPSSLDVSVALYESLGSAFLFERLCMVDENEALIPGAADRWERSPDGRTWTFHLHPGARWSDGTPVTARDFEYTYKRLLHPDSGNVYAFFYYDIKGARAYNQRKTADPDLLGVRAVGELTLEIETEEPCAYLPYVTSYTASSPVPRWQVEKYGARWTEAGRSVSNSAFRLDEWVQGKYMTFRLNPHYKGNNPGHLRKIVRLFSGTAGTGSASGGVGLLPYENDEVDLVGVGSPADLDRIRNDPGLSEQLWKFNGVSTVYLFFRTREPPLNDVRVRQAIARAIDKQTIADVLFKGAVRPAYGMRPPNFPGYTGEKLRHLQQFDPEAARRLLAEAGYPGGRGFPALEVWLRDATPSSQRGQAVQMIQEQLLDILGIRLEIRNMQANAFNRLMYEWEIPFGMVSYGADFSDPQSLLGVPWRSQPRGFTRHDWNNARYNDLIDRARRETDRGRRMQLYEEAEWILTSDAGGAFLWHDHRFQLRKPWLKGLKQDHAGFYPFWENNTVYTEMYIGKERLER; this is encoded by the coding sequence ATGCTCGTACCTTGCAGACCATACTACCCGTTCTGCCTATATGGGTTAATCGTCGCCCTGCTTACGGCCACGTCCTGCGGCAACCGCTCCGCCGACCTTCCCGGCTATCCTTTTGTCGAGACCGTCCCGTCGGAAGAAGCCGCGGCCCGGCCCCTCCCGGCGGACGCGGCGCCGCCCGAACGCCAGGTATTCCGCTACTTCTCCAACGAACCCTCCAGCCTGGACGTCAGCGTCGCACTGTACGAGTCCCTGGGCAGCGCGTTCCTCTTCGAACGACTCTGCATGGTCGACGAGAACGAAGCGCTCATTCCCGGCGCGGCAGACCGGTGGGAACGCTCTCCCGACGGAAGGACCTGGACGTTCCACCTCCATCCCGGCGCGCGCTGGAGCGACGGCACACCCGTCACCGCTCGCGACTTCGAATACACCTACAAGCGCCTGCTCCATCCGGACAGCGGCAACGTGTACGCCTTCTTCTACTACGACATCAAGGGCGCCAGAGCGTACAACCAGCGAAAGACCGCCGACCCGGACCTGCTCGGTGTACGGGCGGTCGGCGAACTGACCCTTGAAATCGAAACCGAGGAACCCTGTGCCTACCTCCCCTACGTCACCTCTTACACGGCATCCTCGCCGGTACCGCGATGGCAGGTGGAGAAATACGGCGCGCGCTGGACGGAGGCCGGAAGAAGCGTGAGCAATTCGGCCTTCCGGTTGGATGAATGGGTGCAGGGTAAGTACATGACGTTCCGGCTGAATCCACATTACAAAGGCAATAACCCCGGTCATCTCAGGAAGATCGTCCGCCTCTTCTCGGGGACGGCGGGGACCGGCAGTGCGTCCGGCGGCGTGGGGCTGCTTCCCTACGAGAACGACGAAGTGGACCTGGTCGGCGTCGGAAGCCCGGCGGATCTCGATCGCATCCGGAATGATCCCGGGCTGAGCGAACAGCTCTGGAAGTTCAACGGCGTATCCACGGTATACCTGTTCTTCCGGACCCGGGAACCACCCCTGAACGACGTCCGCGTGCGCCAGGCCATCGCCCGGGCCATCGACAAGCAGACCATAGCCGACGTCCTGTTCAAGGGCGCAGTCCGGCCGGCCTACGGCATGCGTCCCCCGAATTTCCCCGGCTACACCGGAGAAAAACTGCGGCATCTGCAACAGTTCGATCCAGAGGCCGCCCGCCGCCTCCTGGCCGAAGCCGGATATCCCGGCGGCAGGGGGTTCCCCGCCCTCGAAGTCTGGCTTCGCGACGCGACGCCCTCGTCACAGCGCGGCCAGGCCGTGCAGATGATCCAGGAACAGCTGCTCGACATACTCGGCATCCGGCTCGAGATCCGCAACATGCAGGCGAACGCCTTCAACCGGTTGATGTACGAATGGGAGATACCTTTCGGCATGGTCAGCTACGGCGCCGATTTTTCCGATCCCCAGAGCCTGCTCGGCGTGCCCTGGCGCTCCCAGCCCCGCGGTTTTACCCGCCACGACTGGAACAATGCGCGTTACAATGACCTGATCGACCGGGCCCGGAGGGAAACCGACCGGGGCAGGCGGATGCAACTTTATGAAGAGGCGGAGTGGATTCTGACCTCCGACGCAGGCGGGGCGTTTCTGTGGCACGACCACCGGTTCCAGCTCCGCAAGCCGTGGCTTAAGGGACTGAAACAGGATCATGCGGGATTCTATCCCTTCTGGGAGAACAATACCGTGTACACCGAGATGTACATCGGCAAGGAGAGACTGGAGAGATGA
- a CDS encoding SulP family inorganic anion transporter, translating to MSNYSLDTFRGDLFGGITAAVVGLPVALAFGVASGMGAAAGLYGAIGVGLFAALFGGTRSQISGPTAPMTVAMAVIITEHASSMSEALIVVMMGGFLQILLGVLRIGRYVAYTPHVVISGFMSGIGLIVMLIQALPFIGAPAAPGGVVGTIRVLSEVIGDINYSAFSVAFVTLAVGVLWPGRLSRIVPGTLVALVVGTLLSVLWLTDVPVIGIIPSGLPEIVLVPPTADFLLRAIEPALILALLGSVDSLLTSLIADSLTGTRHRADQELVGQGIGNMVAGLIGGLPGAGATMGTVTNIRAGGTTRLSGAIRAVILLVLLMGLGWVVEPIPHAVLAGILMKVGWDIVDWRMLKRIHRLRGEHLSILLITLGLTVFVDLVTAVAIGLIVAGMAHARKLESLELDSVVSVPLLDRQFFTSEEEQSGMDEFTARVGLVALRGSFTVASSKKLVGVISEDIKDHDVVIFDFSGATYIDDSAAMVVEQLMGVATSEDTAFIVMSLSGSVEDTLSALGIIQRVPQAHIVETLDEARVVARKLLGM from the coding sequence ATGTCGAACTACAGCCTGGACACTTTCCGCGGCGATCTGTTCGGTGGGATTACCGCGGCGGTTGTGGGCCTGCCGGTCGCACTCGCCTTCGGCGTCGCGTCGGGCATGGGCGCGGCAGCCGGGCTTTACGGCGCGATCGGCGTCGGCCTGTTCGCCGCGCTGTTCGGCGGTACCCGTTCCCAGATTTCCGGCCCCACGGCGCCCATGACCGTGGCCATGGCGGTCATCATTACGGAACACGCCAGCTCGATGAGCGAAGCCCTGATCGTGGTCATGATGGGCGGCTTCCTGCAGATTCTGCTGGGTGTGCTGCGAATCGGCCGTTACGTCGCCTACACCCCCCACGTGGTGATCTCGGGATTCATGTCCGGGATCGGCTTGATCGTCATGCTGATTCAGGCCCTGCCCTTTATCGGCGCGCCAGCCGCGCCAGGCGGCGTGGTCGGCACCATTCGCGTACTGTCGGAAGTCATCGGGGACATCAACTACAGCGCCTTCTCGGTCGCCTTTGTCACCCTGGCCGTCGGCGTGCTCTGGCCAGGCCGGCTGTCACGTATCGTTCCGGGCACCCTCGTCGCCCTCGTCGTCGGCACATTGCTGAGCGTGCTCTGGCTGACCGATGTACCGGTCATCGGGATCATTCCTTCCGGCCTGCCGGAGATCGTCCTCGTGCCGCCTACCGCCGACTTCCTCCTGCGCGCCATCGAGCCCGCGCTTATCCTCGCCCTGCTGGGTTCGGTGGACAGCCTGCTCACCTCCCTCATCGCCGACTCGCTGACGGGAACGCGCCACCGGGCGGACCAGGAACTGGTTGGGCAGGGCATCGGAAACATGGTGGCCGGACTGATCGGCGGTCTCCCCGGCGCCGGCGCCACCATGGGCACGGTAACCAATATCCGGGCCGGCGGCACCACCCGCCTGTCCGGCGCGATCCGCGCGGTCATCCTGCTTGTGCTCCTCATGGGCCTGGGCTGGGTCGTCGAGCCGATTCCTCACGCCGTGCTGGCGGGGATTCTCATGAAGGTGGGATGGGACATCGTCGACTGGCGGATGCTGAAGCGGATCCACCGTCTCCGAGGGGAGCATCTCTCCATCCTGCTGATCACCCTGGGACTGACTGTTTTCGTCGACCTGGTCACCGCCGTGGCCATCGGCTTGATCGTCGCCGGCATGGCCCACGCCAGGAAGCTGGAAAGCCTCGAGCTGGACAGCGTGGTGTCCGTTCCGCTGCTGGACCGTCAGTTCTTTACGTCGGAAGAAGAACAGTCCGGCATGGACGAATTCACAGCCCGGGTCGGCCTGGTCGCGCTTCGGGGCAGTTTCACCGTGGCCTCGTCCAAGAAGCTGGTGGGGGTGATCAGCGAGGACATCAAGGACCATGACGTCGTCATCTTCGATTTCTCCGGGGCCACGTACATCGACGACAGCGCGGCCATGGTCGTCGAACAGCTCATGGGCGTCGCCACGAGCGAAGACACGGCGTTCATCGTCATGTCGCTTTCGGGTTCCGTCGAGGATACCCTTTCCGCCCTTGGGATCATCCAGCGCGTACCGCAGGCCCATATCGTGGAAACGCTGGATGAAGCGCGCGTGGTCGCCAGGAAGTTGCTCGGGATGTGA
- a CDS encoding SDR family NAD(P)-dependent oxidoreductase, whose translation MDDPHRIDGRIAVVTGAAQGLGLGISERLARNGATVVMADLQREKVEEEAGSLENLGLSVLPAYVDVSDSASVNACFDAVSEAHGRLDILVNNAGVGQQVAPIVELGDGEWDRVLRVTLTGTFYGCRAAGRIMEGQGSGAIVNISSINGQNPAALVAAYNAAKEGVISLTRTLALELAAYGVRVNAVCPGPVYTAFNRSNMAQRGKTLGLSEEEMIERIRSAIPLGRWGEPEDIANGVAFLCSPAAGWITGEILRVSGGMEGVAAVPGRRDRNG comes from the coding sequence ATGGACGATCCCCATCGCATAGACGGCCGCATCGCGGTCGTGACCGGCGCGGCGCAGGGGCTCGGTCTGGGCATTTCGGAGCGACTGGCACGCAACGGCGCGACCGTGGTGATGGCCGACCTGCAACGCGAGAAGGTCGAGGAGGAAGCCGGCAGCCTCGAAAACCTGGGACTGTCCGTGCTCCCCGCTTACGTCGACGTTTCGGACAGCGCCTCGGTGAACGCGTGCTTTGATGCGGTCTCCGAAGCGCACGGCCGGCTCGACATCCTGGTGAACAACGCCGGGGTCGGCCAGCAGGTCGCACCCATCGTCGAATTGGGCGATGGGGAGTGGGATCGGGTCCTCCGGGTCACACTGACCGGGACCTTCTACGGCTGCCGGGCCGCGGGCCGGATCATGGAGGGACAGGGATCGGGCGCCATCGTGAACATCTCATCCATCAACGGGCAGAACCCGGCGGCCCTGGTCGCGGCGTACAACGCGGCCAAAGAGGGGGTCATCAGCCTGACGCGGACCCTGGCCCTTGAACTGGCGGCGTACGGTGTGCGTGTGAACGCCGTCTGCCCGGGCCCGGTCTATACGGCGTTCAACCGATCCAACATGGCCCAGCGCGGCAAGACGCTGGGGCTTTCCGAAGAAGAGATGATCGAACGGATTCGTAGCGCCATCCCGCTCGGAAGGTGGGGCGAACCCGAGGACATCGCGAACGGCGTGGCTTTCCTCTGCAGCCCCGCGGCGGGCTGGATCACCGGCGAAATCCTGCGGGTGAGCGGCGGCATGGAAGGCGTGGCGGCCGTGCCTGGGAGGCGTGACCGGAATGGATGA
- a CDS encoding mannonate dehydratase gives MKLAVNGRMDAEHLAFARQLGVTDVVNGVPDCDLSKGYYDFHDLSLQKARIEDAGLSWSVLEGVPPEWCDKIKLGLPGRDEQIDNWCRTLENMGAVGIPVLGYFFSLRNVGGNYGLRTSKSTPSRGGAIVTRFDYEQIRGARQDYWFPPIPPDLECSDEDMWNNVAYFLEAVIPAAERAGVRMSLHPDDPPISPIAGIARVFRSHEALARLVDLVPSDCNGLGFCQGTISEMPGDVLDAIRYFGGRDKINYVHFRFVSGPVPAFSETFIDQGHVNPMDSLLAYDEAGVDCPMIDDHVPRLATDPEGQRNTSRAFALGYMKALLDNVGRCREGVA, from the coding sequence ATGAAACTGGCCGTCAACGGAAGAATGGACGCCGAACACCTCGCCTTCGCCCGTCAACTGGGGGTAACGGACGTGGTGAACGGGGTGCCGGACTGCGACTTGTCTAAGGGGTATTACGACTTCCATGACCTGTCGCTCCAGAAGGCACGCATTGAAGATGCCGGCCTGTCCTGGTCGGTGCTCGAGGGCGTACCCCCCGAGTGGTGCGACAAGATCAAGCTGGGACTGCCGGGACGTGACGAGCAGATCGACAACTGGTGCAGGACGCTGGAGAACATGGGCGCAGTGGGCATCCCCGTCCTGGGTTACTTCTTCAGCCTGCGCAACGTGGGCGGCAACTACGGGCTGCGCACGTCAAAATCGACACCGAGCCGGGGCGGCGCGATCGTCACCCGTTTCGACTACGAACAGATCCGGGGCGCGAGGCAGGACTACTGGTTTCCCCCCATTCCCCCGGACCTGGAATGTTCCGATGAGGACATGTGGAACAACGTCGCCTATTTCCTGGAGGCGGTCATACCGGCGGCCGAGCGGGCCGGGGTGCGCATGAGCCTGCACCCGGACGACCCGCCCATATCGCCCATCGCGGGAATCGCCCGGGTCTTCCGCAGCCACGAGGCCCTCGCGCGGCTCGTCGACCTCGTACCCAGCGACTGCAACGGCCTGGGCTTCTGCCAGGGCACCATTTCGGAGATGCCGGGCGACGTGCTCGACGCTATCCGGTATTTCGGCGGCCGGGACAAGATCAACTACGTCCATTTCCGGTTCGTATCAGGGCCCGTTCCCGCGTTCTCAGAGACCTTCATCGACCAGGGCCACGTGAATCCCATGGATTCCCTGCTGGCCTACGACGAAGCCGGCGTGGACTGTCCCATGATCGACGATCACGTGCCGCGGCTGGCCACAGATCCGGAGGGGCAACGTAACACGTCCAGGGCCTTCGCGCTGGGCTACATGAAAGCGCTGCTGGATAACGTCGGGCGATGCCGGGAAGGTGTGGCGTGA
- a CDS encoding isochorismatase family protein, translated as MADNPAKLDLKVRYYQDSTPADVPCREEHFIRREIRMDLPVEQTALVLVDLWNTHFIDSWIERAARVTREAIVPAIEMSRKAGLPVIHAPSPEVARRFPQSSRNPAAPEPERGGADWPPPAFRSREGAFQAYRGPRSQPPGIGLHWDPISDGLTVSPAVEVRDEDVVITTGAELHEVLAERNVLHLVYAGFATNWCVLGRDYGIRSMARYGYNIVFLRDCTAGVEFPDTLDELFVTEIAVREIEQQFGFSASNADFFESCRKVSEGNAD; from the coding sequence ATGGCAGATAACCCGGCCAAACTCGACCTGAAAGTGCGGTACTACCAGGACAGCACCCCCGCCGATGTGCCCTGCAGGGAGGAGCACTTCATCCGCCGGGAGATCCGGATGGACCTGCCCGTCGAACAGACGGCACTCGTGCTGGTGGACCTGTGGAACACCCATTTCATCGACAGCTGGATCGAACGGGCCGCCCGGGTCACGCGGGAGGCGATCGTACCGGCCATCGAGATGAGCCGGAAGGCCGGCCTGCCGGTTATCCATGCCCCGTCGCCCGAGGTGGCGCGGCGGTTTCCCCAATCGTCCCGGAATCCGGCGGCGCCCGAGCCGGAGCGCGGCGGCGCGGACTGGCCGCCCCCGGCGTTTCGGAGCAGGGAAGGCGCGTTCCAGGCCTACCGCGGTCCCCGGAGCCAACCCCCGGGCATCGGTCTCCACTGGGATCCCATCAGCGACGGCCTGACGGTGTCTCCGGCCGTGGAGGTCCGCGACGAAGACGTGGTGATCACCACCGGCGCCGAACTGCACGAGGTGCTGGCCGAACGGAACGTGCTCCACCTGGTCTACGCCGGTTTCGCTACCAACTGGTGCGTCCTGGGCAGGGATTACGGCATCCGGTCCATGGCCCGGTACGGATACAATATCGTGTTCCTGCGCGACTGTACCGCGGGCGTCGAGTTCCCGGACACGCTGGACGAGCTTTTCGTAACGGAAATCGCGGTCCGCGAGATCGAGCAGCAGTTCGGATTCTCGGCGTCCAATGCGGATTTCTTCGAGAGTTGTCGGAAGGTTTCGGAAGGGAACGCGGATTGA
- a CDS encoding SOS response-associated peptidase, giving the protein MCGRLSQNLTWQQIYTLYTLPVSAPRLDPQPRFNGAPTQEFALCRLDESGLRSMSVLRWGLVPFWAKDVKIGARMINARAESVQEKPAFRSAFRTRRCLIPANGWFEWKRFGPAGGGKQPYFLALENGSALSFAALWEQWGRDGQHLETFTIITTEASSALADIHDRQPAVVDPDDFTDWLDPGTPAETLQEIIGTAHEGPYEIRPVSDQVNRVANDTPDILKPLEKQTLF; this is encoded by the coding sequence ATGTGCGGCCGCCTCTCACAGAACCTGACCTGGCAGCAGATCTACACGCTGTACACACTGCCTGTTTCCGCGCCTCGGCTTGATCCGCAACCCCGATTCAACGGTGCGCCAACCCAGGAATTCGCGCTCTGCCGCCTGGACGAAAGCGGGTTGAGATCCATGTCCGTGCTTCGCTGGGGACTGGTCCCGTTCTGGGCCAAAGACGTAAAGATCGGTGCGCGGATGATCAACGCCCGGGCGGAGTCCGTCCAGGAAAAGCCGGCCTTCCGATCGGCCTTCCGCACGAGGCGGTGCCTCATCCCGGCGAATGGATGGTTCGAATGGAAGCGGTTCGGGCCGGCCGGTGGCGGCAAGCAACCGTATTTCCTGGCGCTTGAAAACGGTTCAGCCCTCTCCTTCGCCGCGCTGTGGGAGCAGTGGGGCCGGGACGGCCAGCATCTCGAGACTTTCACCATCATCACGACTGAAGCTTCGTCCGCACTTGCGGATATACACGATCGACAGCCCGCGGTGGTCGATCCGGACGACTTCACCGATTGGCTCGATCCCGGTACGCCCGCGGAGACGCTGCAGGAGATCATCGGAACGGCCCACGAAGGACCCTATGAAATCCGTCCTGTGAGCGACCAGGTAAACCGGGTGGCCAACGACACGCCGGACATACTGAAGCCGCTGGAAAAGCAAACGCTGTTCTGA
- a CDS encoding helix-hairpin-helix domain-containing protein has product MTNFMKPRSVLLHALITGLFAVVMGGCGGSETDGSGSPGSPGSPDDAAQVESAVESASAVINPNLAGNDELAMLPGMTAELADAVLDARPFMDMIELDGLVAGHVGGDEAAALYAGMFIPLNLNTASDAEILLVPGVGDRMLHEFKEYRPYLSIAQWRREMGKYVDDAEVARMEQYVFVPIDLNTATDEEILAVPGVGERMAHEFREYRPYTSMEQFRREIGKYVDDGEVDRLARYVEIRSQDP; this is encoded by the coding sequence ATGACGAACTTTATGAAACCGCGGTCTGTTTTGTTACACGCGCTGATCACCGGCCTGTTCGCGGTCGTGATGGGAGGATGCGGCGGTTCGGAAACGGACGGTTCGGGCAGTCCGGGCAGCCCAGGCAGTCCGGACGATGCCGCCCAGGTCGAATCGGCCGTCGAATCGGCGTCTGCGGTCATTAATCCCAATCTCGCCGGTAACGACGAACTCGCGATGCTTCCGGGCATGACCGCCGAGCTTGCTGACGCGGTACTGGATGCGCGTCCCTTCATGGACATGATCGAACTGGACGGGCTGGTCGCCGGGCACGTGGGCGGAGATGAAGCCGCCGCGCTTTACGCAGGCATGTTTATACCCCTGAACCTGAACACGGCTTCGGACGCGGAGATTCTGCTGGTGCCCGGCGTGGGGGACCGGATGCTTCATGAATTCAAGGAGTACCGCCCCTATCTTTCCATCGCCCAGTGGCGGCGGGAGATGGGCAAGTACGTGGATGACGCGGAGGTCGCCCGCATGGAGCAGTACGTGTTCGTCCCCATCGACCTGAATACGGCCACCGACGAGGAGATACTCGCCGTACCCGGCGTGGGCGAACGCATGGCCCATGAATTCAGGGAATACCGTCCGTATACCAGCATGGAGCAGTTTCGCCGTGAAATCGGGAAGTACGTGGACGACGGCGAGGTGGACCGGCTGGCAAGATACGTGGAGATCCGAAGCCAGGATCCGTAG
- a CDS encoding YjhG/YagF family D-xylonate dehydratase: MKPPSLLSFEAVVGQSDPAIYNIQSSAPGPEGSLPLTGDMLRESPSGDLFGLSQNVGMGWSPKALKRREYLILSTQGGIRASDGTPVALGYHTGHWEVGLLMHAAAEELTALGGIPFGGYCTDPCDGRTQGTTGMMDSLPYRNDAAMVFRRLIRSLPTRRGVIGVATCDKGLPAMMIALAASHDLPCVLVPGGVTLPPEEGEDAGMIQSIGARYAHGEITLEYAADMGCRTCASPGGGCQFLGTAATSQVVGEAFGLSLPHSALAPSGQPIWIDMAKRSARALMRLDAEGMTVRKILTEKALENAMTVHAAFGGSTNLLLHIPAVAHAAGLERPGIEDWARINRQTPRLVDVLPNGPSGHPTVIAFLAGGVPEVMLHLREAGLLNESVLTAAGTTLGEVLDWWQASDRRRLVRERLEKVDGIDPDDVIMSPDRARSRGLTSTVTFPVGNLAPEGSVIKSTAIDPDVVDPDGVYRKTGPARVFTRERDAIAAIKSRDEDRIKPGDVLVLICRGPMGAGMEETYQITAALRHLSFGKHVAVVTDARFSGISTGACIGHVGPEALAGGPIGKIIDGDLVEIVIDRNNLTGSINLVGSGDSTVGVEEGNRLLAGRSPRNDLAVDPNLPDDTRLWAALQQAGGGAWGGCVYDVDEIVQRLQHGGLAGVREPSRNPVQASSPKTEAPPTTSTSRPVKPAKPAPPKTKAGKNGR; encoded by the coding sequence ATGAAACCACCTTCCCTGCTCTCCTTCGAGGCCGTTGTCGGCCAGTCTGATCCAGCCATATATAACATTCAATCCAGCGCACCGGGACCGGAAGGCAGCCTGCCGCTCACCGGCGATATGCTGCGGGAAAGTCCAAGCGGCGACCTCTTCGGCCTGTCCCAGAACGTGGGCATGGGTTGGAGTCCGAAGGCGCTGAAACGCCGGGAATACCTGATCCTCAGCACACAGGGAGGGATCCGCGCATCCGATGGAACGCCCGTGGCCCTGGGGTACCACACGGGCCACTGGGAGGTCGGCCTGCTCATGCACGCGGCCGCCGAGGAGCTCACGGCCCTGGGAGGCATCCCCTTCGGCGGCTACTGCACCGATCCCTGCGACGGACGCACCCAGGGCACAACGGGCATGATGGACAGCCTGCCCTATCGAAACGACGCGGCCATGGTCTTCCGGCGGTTGATCCGGTCGTTGCCGACGCGCCGCGGCGTGATCGGCGTGGCAACTTGCGACAAGGGGCTGCCCGCCATGATGATCGCGCTGGCGGCGTCCCACGACCTGCCCTGCGTGCTGGTGCCGGGCGGTGTCACCCTGCCGCCCGAGGAAGGTGAAGACGCCGGCATGATCCAGTCCATCGGCGCCCGGTACGCCCACGGTGAGATCACGCTCGAATACGCGGCGGACATGGGCTGCCGGACCTGCGCGTCGCCGGGCGGCGGCTGCCAGTTCCTCGGTACGGCGGCCACTTCGCAGGTCGTGGGCGAAGCCTTCGGCCTCTCCCTGCCCCACAGCGCGCTGGCGCCGTCGGGACAACCCATCTGGATCGACATGGCTAAGCGGTCTGCCCGCGCGCTGATGCGGCTGGACGCCGAGGGAATGACCGTTCGAAAGATCCTGACCGAAAAAGCGCTCGAGAACGCCATGACGGTCCATGCCGCCTTCGGAGGCTCCACCAACCTGCTGCTGCACATCCCCGCGGTCGCCCATGCCGCCGGGCTGGAGCGGCCTGGAATCGAGGACTGGGCAAGGATAAACCGTCAGACTCCCAGGCTGGTGGACGTGCTGCCGAACGGGCCGTCGGGCCATCCCACGGTGATTGCCTTCCTTGCCGGCGGCGTGCCGGAAGTCATGCTTCACCTGCGCGAAGCGGGTCTGTTGAACGAATCGGTGCTTACCGCGGCCGGGACAACCCTGGGCGAGGTCCTGGACTGGTGGCAGGCGTCCGACAGGCGGCGGCTGGTCCGCGAGCGCCTCGAGAAGGTGGACGGGATCGACCCGGACGACGTGATCATGTCCCCCGATCGCGCTCGGAGCCGGGGGCTGACCAGCACGGTAACCTTCCCCGTGGGCAACCTCGCGCCGGAGGGATCGGTCATCAAGAGTACGGCTATCGACCCGGACGTCGTCGATCCGGACGGAGTGTACCGGAAAACGGGACCCGCACGGGTATTCACGCGGGAACGGGACGCCATCGCCGCCATTAAAAGCCGGGACGAGGACCGGATCAAGCCGGGCGACGTGCTGGTGCTCATCTGCCGGGGTCCCATGGGCGCCGGCATGGAGGAGACCTACCAGATCACCGCCGCGCTGAGGCACCTGTCCTTCGGAAAGCACGTCGCCGTGGTGACCGACGCACGGTTCTCCGGTATCTCGACGGGCGCCTGCATCGGTCACGTCGGTCCCGAGGCCCTCGCGGGCGGCCCCATAGGGAAGATCATCGACGGCGACCTGGTGGAAATCGTCATAGACCGGAACAACCTGACCGGATCCATCAACCTGGTCGGCAGCGGGGATTCCACAGTCGGTGTGGAAGAGGGTAACCGGCTGCTGGCCGGGCGATCGCCGAGGAACGACCTGGCCGTCGACCCGAACTTGCCCGACGACACCCGTCTCTGGGCCGCACTGCAGCAGGCCGGCGGCGGCGCGTGGGGCGGATGTGTCTACGACGTGGACGAGATCGTTCAGCGATTGCAGCACGGTGGCCTCGCCGGGGTACGGGAACCGTCAAGGAACCCGGTTCAGGCGTCGTCGCCGAAGACGGAAGCGCCTCCAACGACCTCCACGTCCCGACCGGTGAAGCCCGCGAAGCCGGCGCCACCGAAGACGAAGGCAGGCAAAAATGGCAGATAA
- a CDS encoding amidohydrolase family protein codes for MIVDTHTHFYDPSRPQGVPWPRADDAFLYRRIMPEDFKREALADGVTGTVVVEASAWVEDNQWILDLAEEDPFLLGLVGHLEPPDEDFESDLDRFAAHDLFYGIRLGKAPVDDPVYLKALEQLAAHDLTLDLLVGKEWLAGVTACAARFPGLRIVLNHLAHVPVTGGRPDEEWTAGISSAAAHPNVFCKISGMVELARDDPPPEDPAYYKPVLDVLWNAFGENRLLYASNWPVSWRFASYRQVQALAMACLEPRGSEALDKVMGKNSRDAYRWVPRS; via the coding sequence TTGATCGTCGACACCCACACCCATTTCTACGATCCCTCCAGGCCGCAGGGCGTGCCCTGGCCCCGTGCAGACGACGCGTTTCTTTATCGTAGGATCATGCCGGAGGATTTCAAGCGCGAGGCGCTGGCCGATGGCGTCACGGGCACGGTCGTGGTGGAAGCCAGCGCCTGGGTGGAGGACAATCAGTGGATCCTGGACCTGGCCGAGGAAGACCCCTTCCTGCTGGGTCTCGTGGGTCACCTGGAACCACCCGATGAGGATTTCGAGTCCGACCTGGACCGTTTCGCCGCCCATGACCTCTTCTACGGCATCCGGCTGGGGAAAGCGCCGGTGGACGATCCAGTGTATCTTAAGGCGCTGGAGCAACTCGCCGCCCACGACCTCACGCTGGACCTGCTCGTGGGCAAGGAGTGGCTGGCCGGTGTGACCGCCTGTGCGGCCCGATTTCCCGGTCTCAGGATCGTGCTGAACCACCTCGCCCACGTGCCGGTAACCGGCGGCCGCCCGGACGAGGAGTGGACAGCCGGCATCTCCTCCGCCGCGGCCCATCCCAACGTATTCTGCAAGATATCGGGCATGGTGGAACTGGCGCGGGACGATCCTCCGCCGGAGGACCCGGCCTACTATAAACCGGTCCTCGATGTGCTCTGGAACGCCTTCGGGGAGAACCGTCTGCTCTATGCCAGTAACTGGCCGGTATCCTGGAGATTCGCTTCTTACCGCCAGGTGCAGGCACTGGCCATGGCCTGTCTCGAACCGCGAGGTTCGGAAGCCCTGGATAAAGTCATGGGGAAGAACAGCAGGGACGCCTACAGGTGGGTGCCGCGAAGCTGA